From the Leptolyngbya sp. O-77 genome, one window contains:
- a CDS encoding SRPBCC family protein, with protein sequence MLDFWGRHSRRGAEEWVQPLVETYQAISSASVDALWQRVINLADVSWHPLIARTNVPKGLIPKPGLIYQAVSRLFLPIPIRIFVERVSPRELLSVRILALPGIEERVTYRVESTLCGTRVSYSVTLKGWLSPLIWSFIRPYAARVATELAHAAEQDLERAACPRPSRRALPNMNADLFGLLLLVCSLSPPLHS encoded by the coding sequence ATGTTGGATTTTTGGGGTCGGCATTCACGCCGTGGCGCGGAAGAATGGGTGCAGCCCCTCGTGGAAACCTATCAGGCCATTAGCTCTGCTTCGGTGGATGCCCTCTGGCAGCGAGTCATTAACCTGGCTGATGTTTCCTGGCATCCGCTAATCGCCCGCACCAACGTCCCCAAAGGACTCATCCCCAAGCCAGGGCTGATTTATCAGGCAGTTTCGCGCCTGTTTTTGCCGATTCCGATTCGGATTTTTGTCGAGCGGGTGTCGCCCCGTGAGCTGCTGAGCGTTCGCATTCTGGCGCTGCCAGGGATAGAGGAGCGAGTCACCTATCGCGTCGAGTCTACGCTCTGCGGCACACGAGTCTCCTACTCTGTCACGCTCAAGGGCTGGCTGTCGCCGCTGATTTGGTCGTTTATTCGCCCCTATGCTGCCCGTGTGGCCACTGAGCTAGCCCATGCCGCTGAGCAAGATTTGGAACGGGCGGCCTGTCCCCGCCCGTCCCGTCGCGCTTTACCCAACATGAATGCCGATCTGTTCGGGCTGCTGCTGCTCGTCTGTAGTCTGTCTCCTCCGCTTCATTCCTGA
- the glgA gene encoding glycogen synthase GlgA produces MIKAGGLGDVVYGLSRELEIRGNTVEIILPMYDCMRYDHIWGLHEAYRDLSVPWYGAAIKCDVFCGWVHGRLCFFIQPKSQDNFFNRGIYYGASDDNMRFAFFSKAALEFLLRTNKRPDVIHCHDWQTGLVPVLLYEIYKWHGMANQRVLFTIHNFKHQGIGGVDILWATGLNNEAYYFQYDRLQDNFNPFVLNFMKGGIVYANHVNTVSPHHAWEAHYGSEGYGLGHTLHTHSYKFSGILNGVDYDIWNPEIDKYIPAKYTAETLENKVKNKKALRDRLGLRHDPEKPLICYIGRLDEQKGVHLVHHAIYHALLRGVQFVLLGSATERGINDWFWHEKNFLYSNPDAHLELGFNEELSHLIYAGADMIVVPSNFEPCGLTQMIGLKYGTVPIVRGVGGLVNTVFDRDYDENHPPEKRNGYVFQHTDFQALESAMDRAIGLWRYYPEEFEKLVLQGMAYDYSWKDPGAAYLGVYEYIRHR; encoded by the coding sequence GTGATCAAAGCCGGGGGGCTGGGCGATGTGGTCTATGGGCTGAGCCGAGAGCTAGAGATTCGCGGCAACACGGTCGAAATCATCCTGCCCATGTATGACTGCATGAGGTACGACCACATCTGGGGGCTGCACGAGGCCTATCGAGATTTGTCGGTGCCCTGGTATGGCGCAGCGATCAAGTGCGACGTGTTTTGCGGCTGGGTGCATGGTCGTCTCTGCTTCTTCATTCAGCCCAAATCCCAGGATAATTTTTTCAACCGGGGTATTTACTACGGCGCATCAGATGACAACATGCGCTTTGCTTTCTTTAGCAAGGCAGCGCTGGAATTTCTGCTCCGCACCAACAAGCGCCCCGACGTGATTCACTGTCACGATTGGCAGACTGGGCTTGTGCCAGTTTTGCTGTACGAGATTTACAAGTGGCATGGCATGGCCAATCAGCGCGTGCTGTTCACTATCCACAACTTTAAGCACCAAGGCATCGGCGGCGTGGATATCCTCTGGGCGACGGGACTGAACAACGAGGCCTATTACTTTCAGTACGATCGCCTGCAAGATAACTTCAATCCTTTCGTCCTCAACTTTATGAAGGGCGGCATCGTCTACGCCAATCACGTCAACACGGTTTCGCCTCACCATGCCTGGGAAGCTCACTATGGCAGCGAGGGCTATGGCCTGGGGCACACGCTGCACACCCACAGCTACAAGTTTAGTGGCATCCTCAACGGGGTAGATTACGACATTTGGAACCCAGAAATTGACAAATACATTCCGGCAAAATACACCGCCGAAACGCTAGAGAACAAGGTTAAGAATAAAAAAGCACTGCGCGATCGCCTGGGTCTGCGCCATGATCCCGAAAAGCCCCTCATCTGCTATATTGGTCGGCTAGATGAGCAAAAGGGCGTGCATCTGGTTCACCATGCGATTTATCATGCGCTGCTGCGGGGTGTCCAGTTTGTGCTGCTGGGGTCTGCCACTGAGCGCGGTATCAACGACTGGTTCTGGCACGAAAAGAACTTTCTTTACAGCAACCCAGATGCTCACCTAGAGCTTGGGTTTAACGAAGAACTCTCCCATCTGATCTATGCCGGGGCAGACATGATCGTGGTGCCCAGCAACTTTGAGCCCTGCGGGCTGACGCAGATGATTGGACTGAAGTATGGCACAGTGCCCATTGTGCGGGGCGTAGGCGGACTGGTCAACACAGTGTTTGACCGCGACTACGACGAAAACCACCCGCCCGAAAAGCGCAATGGCTATGTCTTTCAACATACCGATTTTCAGGCGCTAGAGTCGGCGATGGATCGGGCGATTGGGCTATGGCGCTACTATCCCGAAGAGTTTGAGAAACTGGTGCTGCAAGGCATGGCCTACGATTACTCGTGGAAAGATCCAGGCGCAGCCTACCTGGGTGTGTACGAGTATATTCGTCACCGATAG
- a CDS encoding transposase → MSHFDKLRAFRHQAYTLIGNGIDALFDLMDAVLVSRSVYSFAELSLSPVFRRQWSSLYESLQDSNPPRQQLMDVYLEQMPQDEQIVLAGDHTAWSRLQAETLRERTYEHQATPMRGAKPVTLGQGYSTIAWIPQTQGSWALPLLHERITSADTPIEKAATQLAQVCQKLTTRPLSLWDAEYGCAPFLLKTAELSCDKLIRLRSNRVLYGAPPPYTGIGRPRKHGDKFKLNEPTSWWQPDEAQSVEDEKWGQLRLQIWHGLHLRQAAKQGLSLIRVERVSSSKDSSLKPLWADLGRTRIPPTSNALAAILASLCD, encoded by the coding sequence ATGAGTCATTTTGACAAGCTTCGAGCATTTCGACATCAAGCCTACACCTTGATCGGCAATGGTATAGATGCACTATTTGACCTGATGGATGCAGTGTTGGTCAGCCGGAGTGTTTATTCATTTGCAGAACTGTCGTTATCACCCGTGTTTCGGCGGCAGTGGTCGAGTTTGTATGAATCGCTGCAAGATAGCAATCCGCCACGACAGCAATTGATGGACGTGTACCTGGAGCAGATGCCGCAAGACGAGCAGATCGTGTTAGCCGGAGACCACACGGCATGGTCAAGACTGCAGGCAGAAACCCTGCGAGAACGCACCTATGAACACCAGGCAACCCCAATGCGTGGAGCCAAACCCGTGACATTAGGACAGGGCTATAGCACGATTGCTTGGATTCCCCAGACTCAAGGCAGTTGGGCACTCCCGTTGCTGCATGAACGCATTACCAGTGCCGACACACCCATTGAAAAGGCCGCCACTCAACTGGCTCAGGTCTGTCAGAAATTAACAACTCGCCCCTTGTCGTTATGGGATGCCGAGTATGGCTGTGCCCCCTTCCTATTGAAAACGGCTGAGTTGAGTTGTGACAAGTTGATCCGACTGCGCTCAAACCGGGTGCTCTATGGTGCGCCTCCCCCTTACACAGGCATCGGACGACCCCGCAAACATGGCGACAAATTCAAGCTCAATGAGCCGACCAGTTGGTGGCAACCCGATGAGGCACAATCGGTAGAGGACGAAAAATGGGGACAACTGCGATTACAAATCTGGCATGGCTTGCATTTGAGACAGGCAGCAAAGCAGGGATTGTCCTTGATTCGCGTTGAGCGAGTGAGCAGTTCAAAGGATAGCTCGCTCAAACCCTTGTGGGCTGATTTGGGTAGGACTAGAATTCCCCCAACTAGCAACGCTTTGGCAGCAATACTTGCGTCGCTTTGCGATTGA
- a CDS encoding sulfate/molybdate ABC transporter ATP-binding protein, which produces MGIVVENVSKRFGSFCAVDQVSLEIQTGSLVALLGPSGSGKSTLLRLISGLEMPDTGRILLTGKDATYASVQDRNIGFVFQHYALFKHMTVRKNIAFGLELQKVPKDKVKRRVEELLDLVQLNGLGDRYPSQLSGGQRQRVALARALAVEPKVLLLDEPFGALDAKVRKDLRAWLRRLHDEVHVTTVFVTHDQEEAMEVSDEIVVMNQGRVEQMGTPAEIYDHPASAFVMSFIGPVNVLPSTSHIFQGNGFDSPHPEVFLRPQDVMVEVQPNGTTVPARVSRIIHLGWEIQAELTLDDGQVLTAHLTRDRFDELQLQPNQRVYVKPKDAKAFPLYYSI; this is translated from the coding sequence ATGGGGATTGTTGTTGAAAACGTATCCAAGCGCTTCGGCAGCTTTTGCGCGGTCGATCAGGTCAGCCTGGAAATCCAAACAGGGTCACTGGTGGCGCTGCTGGGGCCGTCTGGCTCTGGCAAATCCACCCTGCTGCGGCTGATTTCGGGGTTGGAAATGCCTGACACGGGGCGCATCTTGCTGACGGGCAAAGATGCCACCTACGCCAGCGTTCAGGATCGCAACATCGGCTTTGTGTTTCAGCACTACGCCCTGTTCAAGCACATGACCGTGCGAAAAAATATCGCCTTTGGGCTAGAACTCCAAAAAGTGCCCAAAGACAAGGTAAAAAGGCGGGTTGAGGAACTGCTGGATCTGGTGCAGTTGAATGGACTGGGCGATCGCTATCCATCTCAGCTTTCAGGCGGGCAGCGGCAGCGTGTGGCCCTGGCCCGGGCCCTAGCGGTAGAACCCAAGGTGCTATTGCTCGACGAACCCTTTGGGGCGCTGGATGCCAAGGTGCGGAAAGACCTGCGGGCCTGGCTGCGGCGGCTCCACGACGAGGTTCACGTCACCACGGTCTTCGTCACGCACGACCAGGAAGAGGCGATGGAAGTTTCTGATGAAATTGTGGTGATGAACCAGGGACGGGTGGAGCAAATGGGTACGCCTGCGGAGATTTATGACCATCCCGCCAGCGCCTTTGTGATGAGCTTCATTGGGCCGGTGAACGTGCTGCCCAGCACTTCGCATATCTTCCAGGGCAACGGCTTCGACTCGCCCCATCCGGAAGTCTTTCTGCGCCCACAGGACGTGATGGTAGAAGTGCAGCCCAATGGCACGACGGTTCCCGCCCGCGTCAGCCGGATTATTCATCTGGGCTGGGAAATCCAGGCAGAACTGACGCTGGACGACGGGCAAGTGCTGACGGCGCACCTGACGCGCGATCGCTTCGATGAGCTACAGCTACAGCCCAATCAGCGAGTCTATGTCAAACCCAAAGATGCCAAGGCGTTCCCGCTGTATTACTCCATCTAG
- a CDS encoding cell division protein FtsQ/DivIB, protein MADIVSVSRAELANRRRRLRQQRRWRALKGIWRLSMVMGMAGGAVWLLTHPAWVIASPQQVEVEGNRLLSDDTVKSMLEIDYPKALWQLSSEAIARQLESQGIIAQASVTRHLFPPSLTLAVQERDPVAIAVLAPPIAGNETAILKDSTANAPSPPPTTGLLDATGFLVPMDETTVLEAGLTLPTLRVVGFRVEQHEEWANFYRDLSQHQQQTPGAIAIQEIDWSNPSNLILTTELGAVHLGGYSSRFPAQLRALDQLRQLPTKLDLSQVVYIDLQNPDNPLIQTRDMRLPGTSSNPDDEASWDQETGAASNAETGSLSDPASSAPVSDPAIAPPAAW, encoded by the coding sequence ATGGCGGATATTGTTTCAGTCTCACGGGCGGAGCTAGCCAATCGGCGCAGGCGGCTGCGGCAACAACGTCGCTGGCGGGCGTTGAAGGGAATCTGGCGGCTGTCGATGGTGATGGGCATGGCGGGGGGTGCGGTGTGGCTGCTGACGCACCCTGCCTGGGTTATCGCGTCGCCCCAGCAGGTAGAGGTGGAAGGGAATCGGCTGCTGTCGGACGATACGGTGAAGTCGATGTTGGAGATTGACTATCCCAAAGCGCTGTGGCAGCTTAGCTCCGAGGCGATCGCCCGCCAGCTAGAGTCCCAGGGCATTATTGCTCAGGCATCGGTGACGCGCCACCTATTTCCGCCCAGCCTGACGCTTGCCGTACAGGAGCGCGATCCCGTGGCGATCGCCGTTCTGGCACCGCCGATTGCCGGAAACGAGACTGCGATCCTCAAGGATTCCACCGCGAACGCACCCAGCCCCCCGCCAACCACTGGACTGCTGGATGCCACAGGTTTCCTCGTGCCGATGGATGAAACCACCGTGCTGGAAGCAGGGCTAACGCTGCCTACTTTACGAGTTGTTGGTTTTCGGGTTGAACAACACGAGGAATGGGCCAACTTCTACCGAGATCTAAGCCAGCACCAGCAGCAAACCCCAGGGGCGATCGCCATTCAGGAAATCGACTGGAGCAACCCGTCCAACCTCATCTTGACCACTGAGTTGGGAGCGGTTCACCTGGGTGGCTACAGTTCTCGCTTCCCGGCCCAACTCCGCGCCCTTGACCAACTTCGACAATTGCCCACCAAGCTTGATCTCAGCCAGGTTGTCTATATTGATCTACAAAACCCAGATAATCCCCTTATCCAAACGCGAGACATGCGCCTCCCTGGTACGTCATCCAATCCTGATGATGAGGCTAGCTGGGATCAAGAAACTGGGGCCGCGTCAAACGCTGAGACGGGAAGCTTGAGCGATCCGGCCAGTTCTGCTCCGGTTTCCGATCCGGCGATCGCCCCACCCGCTGCTTGGTAG